GCGGACTTCCCTTGTCGCCTTTTTCAGTTGTCCCTGGCCCACAGAAAGGGTCAAACATTTGGATTTCTTTTATCCTATTCGTGTGGATAAACGTTGGAATCCATGCCCTTACGTATTTTTCTAGTAGGGTTAATTTGGTGTGTGTCCCTTCATCGAAGCTGTCTTGGAAAAAATGAGAATTATGCATGGTTGGAAGGTCTTTTTGAGAAATGAATATGGTTATGGTTGTCGCGATACGTTTTGTCTATCTTTGTCCTCAAAAAAAGCTGGTGAGTTGCTGCTCAAATTGAGTTCTTTTACAAAATTTTACTCTTTGTGAGACGTTTGGTGTGGATAATTCGAAGTCTTGGCTGCCTATAATCTCTAATTTTTTTCTGCCGATAATGAGACTTGCCTCCTCGTAAAACCTTTAACTGGCACGCCTTCTTTCTTCAGTCTCAGCTGGCTCGGTCTTTTTTTGAAAAAGCGTAGCCAGTTCGGCCGCCACCGCGTCATGGATCGCGGCATCGGATAGATTCAGCTTTCGCATTCCCGCAATGATTTCATCAAGGCGTTGGGCTTCCGGCGTGAGGACCTCCGGGCAGTCCATTTCCTCCCCGGGCATAACGATCTTTGCCCCGACTGATTCAAGAACAGCAAGCAAGTTCCTACCAGATGGTTCCCTTTTCTGCTTGGGGTCATCCGAGAACCAACGAGTGATCGTGTTGGGGGGAGTGTCGATCTGTTTGCTGATACGAGACTTTTCCCCACGCGGTTCAAGCACAACCTTGAGAGCGTCCATGATTTCTTCATAAAGTGACATACCAGATGGTATGCACTTTTTGGTATGGGCTGTCATCATCCTGTGGGTATCCTCCATTGACCACTTTTGTACCTAGTGGTATTTTCTGCCCATGCAAATCAAACAACTCATTCAAAAGACGTTGGCGGAACGTGGGTGGACTGCCACCAAGTTGGCGAGAGAAGCGGGTGTAGCACCGCCCGTAATTACCCGGATTTTATCCGGAGAACGCAAGGGATTGCACTCGACGACGATTGAAAAGCTGTGGCCGTTCCTGTTCTCAGTTCAGGAATCCGCTCTCCCCGGAGATTCGTCCCACAAGGCGGCATGAAGTGCTCCTAGATCGGCAACACCGCATGGAGTTGGATGACCTTGCCTTGCTTCTTTCCGGTTGTGTCCGGTGCCTTGTCCGGAGGCGCGGACCGCTTCTCCTTGCGAAGATGAACAAGGGCGTTGGTGGCTATGTCATTGTACACGGCCCACGGGTCCACGCCGCTCGGCAGTATTTCCCGGTAGAATTCAGGACAGTCGAATCCGGCCACGATCAGCACCACTGTTGCCAGAGTGGAGCCGTTCGGCTGTCCCTTGAAGTGAATGGTCAGCTTTGCGTCCATGCTCAGAGGAAACCACGGGTTCCGGGCACGGAAAATTATCGTTTGGAGGAGGGATTCTAATGTCTGACAGCATGTTGGATGCCGTGAACCTCATGGTCGAGGAATCGGGAAAACCCATCAAGGCCATAGCCGAGGAGATCGGCAAGCCCTACAGCACGCTCAAGCGCGAACTCAACGAGTTCGACGAAGGCGCCAAACTCGGAGCCGAGCTGCTGCTTCCGCTCATGCTTGCGTGTTCCGGGGATCAGCCGTTGCAATATTTGGCCGACAGGCGCGGCTACAATCTGATCCGACGCAAATCACGGGCAGGGCAGGATGGTGTGACCGAATTCCAGCCCGTGGCCCTGTTTCTGGCCGCCTCGCGGCTTCTGGAATTGTGTCAGGACGGACAGGCCGACCGCCTTGAAGTGACCCAAGCCGTGGATGCCGTGATCGAGGAAGCCGAGGCCGTCCTGTCCCGAAGATTTCCGGTACATGCCGCGTTTCGTCGTCACGGCCTGCTGCGCTGCCTGCTGGAAAAGGTTTGTTCAAGGCAGAGAGGGTAGAGTGATGGCAAAGAAGAAAGCTCCCGCGTTTCAGTTCTACGTGCGCGACTGGCTGTCCGAACCGGAAGTCCGCCGTTTATCCCTTGCTTCCCGGGGAATCTGGATCGATATCCTTGCCTACATGTGGCTTGAAGAGGAGCAGGGGAAACTGGAGGCCGGGATACCTGAACTTGCGCGGATGTGCGGTGCTTCGGAATCCGAGATCGAGGCTTTTCTGCGTGAGGCCGAACGAGTCGGCCTGTGCAGTGTGTCCCGATTTTGTCCCGGCGATGTCCCGGCATGTCCCGAAAATGTCCAGCTCGTTTCCCGCCGGATGCACAGGGAATGGAAAGACAGGGAAATGCAAGATGTGTGGAAACGCAACCGCGAGATGCGGAAGGCTAGGTAGGGCTTATGGCGAAGAAAGCACCGGCATTCCAAATTTATCCCGACGACTGGCTGTCGGACACCCGACTTATGCAGGCCTCGGACGCTACGCAAGGGCGCTGGATGCGCACCCTCTGCCGCATGTGGCGCAATCCTCAGAGGGGCCGTCTTGATGGTCCCGGCACATCGATATGCAAAGCCCTTGGCATGTTCCCGGCAGAGTTTTTGGAGTTTGTCTTGGAGATCATTCAATACGGATTTGCTGACCTCTCAATTGATGGGGAATGGGTCATAAAAGAGGGCGAATTCACAGGCGCGGGCGTTACGGAAGCGTTACATGGTAACGCAAAAAGTAACGCAGAAGTAACGCTTTGTAACGCAAAGATAACGCTCATAAATCGGCGCATGTGGAGAGAGCAAAAAGTCAATAATTCCAACGCAAAAAGGCAACGTCGTTACAGGGCAAAACATTCGAGTGACATGGAAGTAACGCCCCCTTCTCCATCTCCTACTCCATCTCCTACTCCAGAAGATACAAATACAAGCTCTTCTAAACTCCAAGAGTCTTCCTCTCCGACAAAGCGCATGCCGGAAGATTTTTTGGGTGGAGGCGACCCGCCTTCTTCCCGTCCCGTAAAAACCGATTCGCCTTCCAAGGGCCGACCATCCCGGCAGGGGTTTCTTGCCTGCTGGCAGGTCTATCCGCTCAAGCAGGGCGAGGAAGCGGCGTGGCGTGAATGGTGCCGTCTGGAAGACAACGGCACGCTGGAAGAACCGTGGGCGATCCGTGAGCACATTCTGCTCATGGCTCAGGAGGACGGACGATTCACCAGATGTCCGCCGAAATTCGAGAACTATTTGCGCGACAAACGCTGGAACGACACGCCGTACAAGGCTCCGCAGGATGGCTCGGCCCTGGTCTCCGGGATGCCACAGGCGAAGACGCAGGCCCAGCAGAACGCGCAGAATCGACAACGGCTTGCAAAGGCCCTGAATCAGGCGAGGAGTCAACGTGAAAATCAGCAGCGACAGAATGCTCGAGGAAATTGCGGTTCTGGCTTTGAACTACCCGGCGGCGATGATGGGACCGGACGAAATTGCGGCTTTGCTCCCGATCTGGGAGGCGGACCTCGGGCACTTGAGCGAGAGGCTGTTTCTTGAGGCCGTGGCCGAGTATCGCCGCAGTCACAGGTTCTTTCCGTGCACTGCGGAGATTCTTGAAGCTGCCAAGGCCGTGGAGAATCGTCGAATGCCCAAGGGCAAGCTCCTGACGCTGCCCCTTGGCGAAAGGCCTGAGGATTACACCCGGACCAACCGCGTGGTGCAACTGGTGGCCAATCTCCGGCGCAGGAATCCCCGACTCGGTTTTGCCGAAGCCGGACGGCTTGCCCGGGAACAGACCCGGAAGGGAGGGGCGGCATGATGAAGCTCGAATTTCTGCGGAATCCCGATGGCACGTTTTCCGTGTTCGGCGAGGATCGACAGCCGCGCGGAGACTGGTCCGGCGTTGTCGCGGAGCTGGTTCCCGTGGACGGCGGAGTGATCGTGACCCAAGGGGCCAGCAAGATTCCGGTTGCCTGCCGTCCGTCCATGCGGGCTGCCGGAGAGTTCGTGCGGAGGCAGTTTCATGCGTGAGCTGCAACCGCACATCTCGGCCCGGGAACTGCGTGAAATGGGCGGACTGGAAGGACTGCAACGAAAAGCCCGGGCCATGGGCAGGGTCGCGCCTGATCAGGTTGCGCCGGAAATCGTGCCGACAGAGCACGAGGAACAGGTTGCGTTTTTCAATTGGGCCAATGACTGCCTGCCGCCGGAAGTGGAGCCGTTGCTGTACGCCATCCCGAATGGCGGGCATCGGCTACCGGCCGTGGCTGGCAAGCTCAAGGCCGAAGGGGTCAAGCCGGGAGTGCCGGATATCTGTCTGGCGTGGCCTCGGCTTGGGTATCACGGGCTCTACATCGAGATGAAACGCCAAAAGGGCGGCAGGTTGTCCGATGCGCAAAAGCGGATGATCTCGGCCCTGAGACGGGCCGGGTATCTGGTCAGGGTCTGCAAGGGAGACTTCGAAGCCCGGGAAGCCTTGCAGGAATACATGTTCGGCAAGGGAGACGATGCGGCATGAACAGCGGAAAACACTGCCAGTACATGGGACAGCCTCGGGTCTGCCTGCTCAAGCTCGCGCAACATCGGCGCGGGATTCACGGCTACCCGGAATGCGCGAAATGCGATTACGGCCTGACCGTTTGGGCCAAGGCCTCGAATACCAGCGAAAGCAACATCGAGAAGGAGGTCGAGAAGATGGCAAGACATGGCAAATGCGCACATTGCGGACGCGGCCCCATTGGTTTGGACAGTCGTGGCCTGTGCTATCGATGCAAGGCTGACCCGGAAATCCGGGCAAAACATCCCACGGCTGCGGAATTGCGACAGGACATGCAGGACAAAGCCAGGGACAAATGCCGGACAACCGAGGTCGCACCCGAGGTTCAGTCCACGCCAGCCCCGGTTGCCAGTGACGGGGATATTCTGGTGCTGAACGGCCTGACGTTCAAGCGTCGGACCGGCGGACGGAGACTCGGGCACAACCCGCCGCTGCTCACGGTTCGGGAAGGCACGGGCTGCATGAACTTTTACCTGAACGCGGCAGCGACAACGATTTTCGGTCTGGAACGGTACGCCTATGCCGATCTGTTCGAGAACAGGGAGCGCAAGAGCGTGGCAATCAGGCTGCTGGACAAGCCCCGTGATCTGAATTCCGTCAAGGTGCGCGGCGGCACGAGCCGGACCGAACGGGTCATATCCGCAACGACCATTGCCCGGGAGCTCGGGATAGAGCCGGGCAAGTACGAGGTGTCGCCTGCAAGGGAATTGCCCGGCGTGATCGTGGTGGATTTCAAGGAGCGGGCGGCATGAACGACGATCTGTTGACCTCCATGGCTCAGATCAAGGCCCGGTTCGGGGTCGGACGGGATCGTGTGCTTCGATGGGTGCGCCTCGGTGCGCCCATCGCCGTGGAGTACACCGAACGGGGAGGCCAGCCGAGGTATTCCGCATCAGCGCGGGAGTTGCAGCAATGGCGGGCCCGCAAGTTCCGGGCGGCCGAGGCTGTGTAGTGGGCATGATTCGGGCGTAGGTCTGCGTGAAAGAACGGCTCTGGATGGAATGTCCGGGGCCGTTTGATTTTGAGAGAAAACATGGACGCGCATGAGCGCGTATCGTGGAATGCTTGCCAGTTGCCGAAATACGCGGTAAAAAAGTTTTCACATTGAGAAAGAATTTCATGAAAATGCTATAAATTCAGCAGAGTTAAGGTTTCATTTATGGCTTCAAAAATACCTGTCGCCGAGCATCTGACTTTCAAGTCCGGGAAGTTCGTCTTTTCCTGCGAACATGATGCGGCCCTGATTATGCCCAAAGTTCTGGAAGCGAAGATTCTGTATCAGACCGTCACCGGGTTGCCCATTCTGCCGCATGTTTCCGCCCGGATGCAGACCGATCTTGTCAGGAGGTCCATCTTCGGGACCGCCGCAATAGAAGGAAACAAGCTGACCGAGGATGAGGTCGAAGCTGTTCTTACCTCGAAAAAAAGGGAAGAGCTTTCCAACAGGTCGGAGCTGGAAATCGACAACCTGAAAAGGGCCTATGCCTTTCTGGAGAAAAAAGGGCAGGGCGGTCCGTGGAAGGTGAGGGAGAAGTTCATCAAGGATGTCCACAACGTTCTGACGAGAGGATTGGATTACTATCACAACTCTCCCGGTCTATACCGGAACGAGCCCGTGTACGTCGGCAATCCTGAGCATGGCGGGACATACACGCCGCCCAAAATTCTTGTGGACATAGAGAATCTGATGCGGATTTTCGTCGAGTGGATCAACTGCAAGGAAATGCTTGAAACGGACGCGATGATCCGGGCGGCTGCGGCTCATTTCCATCTGGCCAGGATTCATCCGTTTCAGGACGGCAACGGCAGGACGGCCCGGTTCATCGAAGCCATGGTCATGCACGGAGCCGGAATCAAGTATCTGCCCCAGATGATGTCGAATTACTACTACCGGAACATCGACGACTATTTCATCGCGTTCTCGAGCGTGCACAAGAGCAAGAACAGGAAAGACATTACTCCGTTCCTGTCGTTCTTCTTCGATGGGGTGATCGAGTCCCTGAAGGAGATCAAGGAACAGGTGACGTACTCCATACGGCAAATGTCCATCCGGGATTTTGTCTATTTCCAGAAGAAGAACAAGGCGCTCTCCAAACGTCAGGCTGATCTGCTCCTGCTTTGTCTGGAAACGCTCAAGCCTTTTACACTGTCGGATTTGTTCTCGCATCCGGTCATGAAGCACCTGTACGCCGGGGTAAGCGAATCCACCGCCAGAAGGGATTTGAAAAAGCTGTACGACGAAGGCTACCTGCGACTCCACAAGGACAAAAAGGAGTACCTCGTGAATCTGCTGATGCTTGGCTAGAGCTGAGTGGAAAGACGAGTCGAATCATGAACGGCCCCGGCGAAAAGCTTGGGGCCGTTTTGATTTAAGTAACTGCCTTGATTTAAATAATTAAAGTGTAGATGGAAAAAATCTTCCGGCATAGTTGAATCTCTTCGTAGAGAAATCACAAAGACAGAAGAAGGTAATCAGTATTTAGGGGGGCATGTCTCAAGGCTTGGTCACTATTCTATGCACTTATATCAAACCGTCTGTTATATGGTATTGAGCCTAAAAAATACTACTCTATTCGCTTCGAATATGAAGAGAATGAAGAGACCTGCATTTAGTTATAACAGATGACAGTTTGTATTTTTGAATATTTATCTGATTTTAATAGTGATAGCGACATTGAACAACAATCAGTGTATCCGTTTTCCCGTCAAATTTGTATACAAGACGGTGTTCATGGTCGATTCGGCGGGACCAATAGCCCGCTAGATCAAAGCGGAGAGGTTCGGGTTTTCCGGTTCCTTCGAATGGGGTTCGTATCGCATCTCGAATCAACGAATTGATTCGTTTAAGTGTCTTTTTGTCAGTCTTTTGCCAGTCCAGGTAATCATCCCATGCTTGCGGGGTCCATGTGAGGAGAGTCATCATTCCTCCATGAGAGTGTGCGATTCCAAATGCCCGGACTCGGCCGCCTGAATGCTTGCCCGAAGGAGAGCTGCATTGGCCGGGCTTCTGAGCAAATATGCGGTTTCCGTGATGCTATTGTAATCCCTCAAGGACATCATGACTACAGCCTCGGCCTTGCGGCGAGTGATGATTACCGGCTCGTGGGTATCACAGACTTCGTCCATTTTTGACGCTAGCTTCTGGCGAGCTTCGGTGTAAGTGAT
Above is a window of Pseudodesulfovibrio tunisiensis DNA encoding:
- a CDS encoding helix-turn-helix domain-containing protein — its product is MQIKQLIQKTLAERGWTATKLAREAGVAPPVITRILSGERKGLHSTTIEKLWPFLFSVQESALPGDSSHKAA
- a CDS encoding phage regulatory CII family protein, encoding MSDSMLDAVNLMVEESGKPIKAIAEEIGKPYSTLKRELNEFDEGAKLGAELLLPLMLACSGDQPLQYLADRRGYNLIRRKSRAGQDGVTEFQPVALFLAASRLLELCQDGQADRLEVTQAVDAVIEEAEAVLSRRFPVHAAFRRHGLLRCLLEKVCSRQRG
- a CDS encoding YdaU family protein, whose product is MAKKKAPAFQFYVRDWLSEPEVRRLSLASRGIWIDILAYMWLEEEQGKLEAGIPELARMCGASESEIEAFLREAERVGLCSVSRFCPGDVPACPENVQLVSRRMHREWKDREMQDVWKRNREMRKAR
- a CDS encoding VRR-NUC domain-containing protein, with the protein product MRELQPHISARELREMGGLEGLQRKARAMGRVAPDQVAPEIVPTEHEEQVAFFNWANDCLPPEVEPLLYAIPNGGHRLPAVAGKLKAEGVKPGVPDICLAWPRLGYHGLYIEMKRQKGGRLSDAQKRMISALRRAGYLVRVCKGDFEAREALQEYMFGKGDDAA
- a CDS encoding MerR family transcriptional regulator, whose protein sequence is MNDDLLTSMAQIKARFGVGRDRVLRWVRLGAPIAVEYTERGGQPRYSASARELQQWRARKFRAAEAV
- a CDS encoding Fic family protein; this encodes MASKIPVAEHLTFKSGKFVFSCEHDAALIMPKVLEAKILYQTVTGLPILPHVSARMQTDLVRRSIFGTAAIEGNKLTEDEVEAVLTSKKREELSNRSELEIDNLKRAYAFLEKKGQGGPWKVREKFIKDVHNVLTRGLDYYHNSPGLYRNEPVYVGNPEHGGTYTPPKILVDIENLMRIFVEWINCKEMLETDAMIRAAAAHFHLARIHPFQDGNGRTARFIEAMVMHGAGIKYLPQMMSNYYYRNIDDYFIAFSSVHKSKNRKDITPFLSFFFDGVIESLKEIKEQVTYSIRQMSIRDFVYFQKKNKALSKRQADLLLLCLETLKPFTLSDLFSHPVMKHLYAGVSESTARRDLKKLYDEGYLRLHKDKKEYLVNLLMLG
- a CDS encoding Txe/YoeB family addiction module toxin is translated as MTLLTWTPQAWDDYLDWQKTDKKTLKRINSLIRDAIRTPFEGTGKPEPLRFDLAGYWSRRIDHEHRLVYKFDGKTDTLIVVQCRYHY
- a CDS encoding type II toxin-antitoxin system Phd/YefM family antitoxin yields the protein MIIGKEENAVLGLTRLLFRALDPPFDMYYLLYSKKEELMPEAITYTEARQKLASKMDEVCDTHEPVIITRRKAEAVVMMSLRDYNSITETAYLLRSPANAALLRASIQAAESGHLESHTLMEE